A stretch of Allostreptomyces psammosilenae DNA encodes these proteins:
- a CDS encoding class I SAM-dependent methyltransferase gives MHRPAGTGETARANRRWWDRHADGYQAEHGEFLGDDRFTWCPEGLDEADARLLGEVRGRAVLEIGAGAAQCSRWLAAAGARPVALDLSARQLQHARRIDTAPGREDVTPVPLVQADALRLPFLDGSFDLACSAYGALPFIADTAAVHREVHRVLRPGGRWVFSVTHPMRWAFPDEPGPEGLTVTHSYFDRTPYVEQDERGQAVYVEHHRTLGDRVRELTAAGFRLVDLVEPEWPADLRREWGGWSPLRGRLMPGTAVFVTERD, from the coding sequence GTGCACCGCCCCGCCGGCACCGGCGAGACCGCGCGCGCCAACCGCCGGTGGTGGGACCGGCACGCCGACGGCTACCAGGCCGAGCACGGCGAGTTCCTCGGCGACGACCGCTTCACCTGGTGTCCGGAGGGCCTCGACGAGGCGGACGCCCGGCTGCTCGGCGAGGTGCGGGGGCGCGCCGTGCTGGAGATCGGCGCGGGCGCCGCCCAGTGCTCCCGCTGGCTCGCCGCCGCCGGGGCGCGACCGGTCGCCCTGGACCTGTCCGCCCGCCAGCTCCAGCACGCCCGCCGGATCGACACCGCCCCGGGCCGGGAGGACGTCACCCCGGTGCCGCTGGTCCAGGCGGACGCGCTGCGCCTGCCCTTCCTCGACGGCTCGTTCGACCTGGCCTGCTCCGCCTACGGCGCCCTGCCCTTCATCGCCGACACGGCCGCGGTCCACCGCGAGGTGCACCGGGTGCTCCGCCCGGGCGGCCGCTGGGTCTTCTCCGTCACCCATCCGATGCGCTGGGCCTTTCCGGACGAGCCGGGGCCGGAGGGGCTGACCGTCACCCACTCCTACTTCGACCGCACCCCGTACGTGGAGCAGGACGAGCGGGGCCAGGCCGTCTACGTGGAGCACCACCGCACGCTCGGCGACCGGGTGCGCGAGCTGACGGCCGCCGGATTCCGGCTGGTGGACCTGGTGGAGCCGGAGTGGCCGGCGGACCTGCGGCGCGAGTGGGGCGGCTGGAGCCCGCTGCGTGGCCGCCTCATGCCGGGCACCGCCGTCTTCGTCACCGAACGCGACTGA
- the rpsA gene encoding 30S ribosomal protein S1 — MTSSTEAPRTTPQVAVNDIGSEEAFLAAIDETIKYFNDGDIVDGVIVKVDRDEVLLDIGYKTEGVIPSRELSIKHDVDPNEVVAVGDEIEALVLQKEDKEGRLILSKKRAQYERAWGTIEKIKEEDGIVTGTVIEVVKGGLILDIGLRGFLPASLVEMRRVRDLQPYVGKELEAKIIELDKNRNNVVLSRRAWLEQTQSEVRQTFLTTLQKGQVRSGVVSSIVNFGAFVDLGGVDGLVHVSELSWKHIDHPSEVVEVGQEVTVEVLDVDMDRERVSLSLKATQEDPWQQFARTHQIGQVVPGKVTKLVPFGAFVRVDEGIEGLVHISELAERHVEIPEQVVQVGDEIFVKVIDIDLERRRISLSLKQANEAFGADPTAVEFDPTLYGMAASYDDQGNYIYPEGFDPEANDWLPGYEKQREEWERQYAEAQARFEAHQAQVVKAREAEAEAAAQAATGGAPAPSAGGGAGAPSSYSSGNEETSGGGALASDEALAALREKLAGGQS, encoded by the coding sequence ATGACGAGCAGCACCGAGGCCCCTCGCACCACCCCGCAGGTGGCGGTCAACGACATCGGTTCCGAGGAAGCCTTCCTCGCCGCGATCGACGAGACGATCAAGTACTTCAACGACGGCGACATCGTCGATGGCGTCATCGTGAAGGTCGACCGGGACGAGGTCCTGCTCGACATCGGTTACAAGACCGAGGGCGTGATTCCGTCCCGCGAGCTCTCCATCAAGCACGACGTCGACCCCAACGAGGTCGTCGCCGTCGGTGACGAGATCGAGGCCCTCGTCCTCCAGAAGGAGGACAAGGAGGGTCGCCTGATCCTGTCCAAGAAGCGGGCTCAGTACGAGCGCGCCTGGGGCACGATCGAGAAGATCAAGGAAGAGGACGGCATCGTCACCGGTACCGTCATCGAGGTCGTCAAGGGCGGCCTGATCCTCGATATCGGCCTGCGTGGCTTCCTCCCCGCTTCCCTGGTCGAGATGCGCCGCGTCCGCGACCTCCAGCCGTACGTCGGCAAGGAGCTCGAGGCCAAGATCATCGAGCTGGACAAGAACCGCAACAACGTGGTCCTGTCCCGCCGTGCCTGGCTGGAGCAGACCCAGAGCGAGGTCCGCCAGACCTTCCTCACCACCCTGCAGAAGGGCCAGGTGCGCTCCGGCGTCGTCTCCTCGATCGTCAACTTCGGCGCCTTCGTGGACCTCGGCGGCGTCGACGGTCTGGTCCACGTGTCCGAGCTGTCCTGGAAGCACATCGACCACCCGTCCGAGGTCGTCGAGGTCGGCCAGGAGGTCACCGTCGAGGTCCTCGACGTGGACATGGACCGCGAGCGCGTCTCCCTGTCGCTGAAGGCGACCCAGGAAGACCCGTGGCAGCAGTTCGCCCGGACGCACCAGATCGGCCAGGTCGTCCCCGGCAAGGTCACCAAGCTGGTTCCGTTCGGTGCGTTCGTCCGCGTGGACGAGGGCATCGAGGGCCTGGTCCACATCTCCGAGCTGGCCGAGCGCCACGTGGAGATCCCGGAGCAGGTCGTCCAGGTCGGCGACGAGATCTTCGTCAAGGTCATCGACATCGACCTCGAGCGCCGCCGGATCAGCCTGTCGCTGAAGCAGGCCAACGAGGCCTTCGGCGCCGACCCGACGGCGGTCGAGTTCGACCCGACGCTGTACGGCATGGCCGCCTCGTACGACGATCAGGGCAACTACATCTACCCGGAGGGCTTCGACCCCGAGGCGAACGACTGGCTGCCCGGCTACGAGAAGCAGCGTGAGGAGTGGGAGCGCCAGTACGCCGAGGCGCAGGCCCGCTTCGAGGCCCACCAGGCCCAGGTGGTCAAGGCCCGTGAGGCCGAGGCCGAGGCCGCCGCTCAGGCCGCGACCGGTGGCGCTCCGGCGCCGTCGGCCGGTGGTGGCGCGGGTGCCCCCAGCTCCTACTCCTCGGGCAACGAGGAGACCAGCGGTGGCGGCGCCCTGGCCTCGGACGAGGCCCTGGCCGCGCTCCGCGAGAAGCTGGCCGGCGGCCAGAGCTGA